One part of the Pandoraea faecigallinarum genome encodes these proteins:
- a CDS encoding addiction module antidote protein yields the protein MTKRIKVSELSEFDAAEYLNSEEEVAAYLTTVLEENDPALLAAAIGDIARARGMSQVAKDSGIAREALYKALRPGSEPRFETISRVCAALGVRLVAQPMHPAH from the coding sequence ATGACCAAGAGAATTAAGGTTTCCGAACTCTCCGAGTTCGATGCGGCCGAATATCTGAACAGCGAAGAGGAAGTGGCGGCGTACCTGACAACCGTTCTTGAAGAGAACGATCCGGCATTGCTGGCCGCTGCTATCGGTGACATTGCCCGTGCACGAGGGATGTCGCAGGTGGCGAAGGATTCTGGCATCGCGCGCGAAGCGCTGTACAAAGCGCTTCGGCCCGGCAGCGAACCGCGCTTCGAGACGATCAGCCGCGTTTGCGCTGCCTTGGGCGTGCGCCTGGTGGCACAGCCGATGCATCCAGCGCACTAA
- a CDS encoding IS5 family transposase (programmed frameshift), with protein sequence MIRTLLSDEVWARIKSVLPGKEGDPGRTAVDNRWFVEAVLWIGRTGCPWRDLPKAFGRWHTVYMRFSRWRRNGVWERVVHALADETEIRCVLIDSTIVRAHQHSAGAPKKSGPQALGRSRGGLRTKLHLAVDEAGRPLRMIVTEGQVSDISRANEMVEHLRTGAVIADKGYDSDAFVNTIRATRAKAVIPPHSNRKAKRRYSRKLYRTRNIVERFFGRIKHFRRVATRYDKLAQNYLAFASLACAFGPLVRM encoded by the exons ATGATTCGAACGTTGTTGAGCGACGAGGTATGGGCGCGAATCAAATCGGTATTGCCGGGCAAGGAAGGCGATCCTGGGCGAACGGCGGTCGACAACCGCTGGTTTGTCGAAGCCGTCCTGTGGATCGGCCGAACCGGCTGCCCGTGGCGTGATTTGCCCAAGGCCTTCGGGCGGTGGCACACGGTGTACATGCGCTTCTCGCGCTGGCGGCGCAATGGTGTCTGGGAGCGCGTGGTGCACGCCCTAGCCGACGAAACGGAAATCAGATGTGTGCTGATCGACTCAACCATTGTGCGTGCGCACCAACATTCAGCCGGTGCTC CGAAAAAAAGCGGCCCGCAAGCACTCGGCCGCTCCCGCGGAGGACTGAGAACCAAGCTGCACCTGGCCGTCGATGAAGCCGGACGTCCTCTGCGAATGATCGTTACCGAGGGACAAGTTTCCGATATTTCGCGCGCGAATGAAATGGTTGAGCACTTGCGCACCGGTGCAGTCATCGCTGACAAGGGTTACGACTCGGATGCCTTCGTCAACACTATCCGGGCTACCCGTGCGAAGGCCGTTATCCCGCCGCACTCGAATAGAAAGGCCAAGCGTCGGTACAGCCGAAAGCTGTACCGAACTCGCAACATCGTCGAACGATTTTTCGGTCGTATCAAACATTTTCGTCGTGTCGCCACTCGCTATGACAAGCTCGCACAGAACTATCTCGCCTTCGCTTCCCTTGCCTGCGCGTTCGGGCCGCTGGTGAGAATGTGA
- a CDS encoding IS3 family transposase (programmed frameshift) has protein sequence MKDGKLPKRQYTEEFKAEAVRLAASVGGLEAARRLGVPVATVGNWSRRGVASSGPGGGPAPGEAPARRPVSELEAENSRLRRELAEAKLDVEILRKGDGVLRQSVAMKYAWIDKHRDQYPVNRLCRVLGVSRSGYCQWRVRPPSSRALANQALDAEVAAIDQASRRSYGRPRIVQRLRQQGQMVGAERVRKRLRRQGLRPVYRRPFVVSTDSAHPLPVAANLLDRRFDGWQPDQAWVADITYVPTGEGWLYLAAVMDLAGRRIVGWSMSEAIDASLVCAALKSAWWQRKPDKGLLVHTDRGSQYASGRYRALAGDLDITMSMSRRANAWDNAPMESFFKTLKVERIYQVRYETRAQARLDIVDWIEGWDNRQRLHSANGLLAPVAWENACLAA, from the exons ATGAAAGATGGGAAACTGCCCAAGCGGCAGTACACAGAGGAATTCAAGGCTGAAGCCGTCAGGCTTGCGGCGTCGGTGGGCGGGCTCGAGGCCGCACGGCGCCTTGGTGTGCCGGTGGCCACGGTGGGCAACTGGTCAAGGCGCGGCGTTGCTTCGTCCGGCCCGGGCGGTGGGCCAGCCCCTGGAGAGGCGCCGGCCCGTCGCCCCGTCAGTGAGCTGGAGGCGGAGAACAGTCGCCTTCGTAGGGAATTGGCCGAAGCGAAGCTGGATGTAGAAATCCTGCGAAAAG GCGACGGCGTACTTCGCCAAAGTGTCGCGATGAAGTACGCCTGGATCGACAAACATCGCGACCAGTACCCTGTCAACCGCTTGTGCCGCGTGTTGGGCGTATCGCGAAGCGGCTATTGCCAGTGGCGTGTGCGTCCACCGAGCTCCCGGGCGTTGGCCAATCAGGCCCTGGATGCCGAGGTGGCCGCCATCGACCAGGCCAGCCGCCGTAGCTACGGCCGGCCTCGAATCGTCCAGAGACTGCGCCAGCAGGGCCAGATGGTTGGCGCCGAGCGGGTTCGCAAGCGCCTACGGCGCCAAGGGCTGAGGCCGGTGTACAGAAGGCCGTTCGTGGTGAGCACCGACTCGGCACATCCTCTGCCGGTGGCCGCGAACCTCCTGGATCGGCGCTTCGATGGCTGGCAGCCCGATCAGGCCTGGGTGGCCGACATCACGTACGTGCCCACGGGCGAGGGCTGGTTGTACCTTGCGGCAGTGATGGACTTGGCTGGCCGGCGGATCGTGGGCTGGTCAATGTCCGAAGCGATAGATGCGAGCTTGGTGTGCGCCGCTCTGAAATCGGCATGGTGGCAACGCAAGCCGGACAAGGGCCTGCTTGTGCATACCGATCGCGGGTCGCAATATGCCAGTGGGCGCTACCGAGCGCTGGCTGGCGACCTGGACATCACGATGTCCATGAGCAGGAGAGCCAACGCTTGGGACAACGCGCCGATGGAGAGCTTCTTCAAGACGCTGAAGGTCGAGCGCATCTACCAGGTACGCTACGAAACGCGGGCGCAGGCCAGGCTCGATATCGTGGACTGGATCGAGGGTTGGGACAACCGCCAGCGCCTGCACTCGGCCAACGGCTTGCTTGCCCCTGTGGCGTGGGAGAATGCCTGCTTGGCTGCATGA
- a CDS encoding type II toxin-antitoxin system RelE/ParE family toxin, which translates to MTYTVKQLGEFSDWLQGLKNGLTRQRLVKRLRKAQLGNLGDVAPVGEGVFEMREHFGPGWRLYYVQRGELVIVMLGGGDKSTQQADIRRAIALAKSLED; encoded by the coding sequence ATGACCTATACGGTGAAACAACTCGGCGAGTTCTCCGATTGGCTCCAAGGCCTGAAGAACGGCCTGACACGGCAGCGCCTCGTTAAGCGGCTGCGCAAGGCCCAGCTTGGCAACTTGGGCGACGTGGCGCCTGTAGGCGAAGGCGTGTTCGAGATGCGCGAACATTTCGGGCCAGGCTGGCGCTTGTACTACGTTCAGCGCGGCGAGCTGGTGATCGTGATGCTGGGAGGCGGTGACAAGTCCACCCAGCAGGCCGACATTCGGCGAGCCATTGCGTTGGCGAAATCCCTGGAGGATTGA
- a CDS encoding IS30 family transposase — protein sequence MAQMGRPGLPPEGKSEVWRRWRAGESFLGIGKALGKPAGSIYGVIRLCGGYTPSVRKRSLRALSLSEREEISRGVSAGLSVRAIARQLNRAPSTMSREIARNGGTGHYRALEAQERALQAALRPKRCLLEQNRRLRYAVERKLYREWSPEQVSGWLKNRYADDEAMRVSHETIYRSLFVQARGVLKKELQYHLRTQRKMRHSRFSSTKGARNKIADAVSIHERPPEAADRAVPGHWEGDLVSGANNTHVATLVERRSRFAIIVKVKGKDTLSVVAGLKREVKRLPQHLRKSLTWDRGMELANHKDFTIATDVKVYFCDPRSPWQRGTNENTNRLLRQYLPHGTQLDQYSQAELNKIAARLNERPRKTLGFMSPADKLREAVAATH from the coding sequence ATGGCACAAATGGGACGGCCAGGTTTGCCGCCGGAAGGCAAGTCAGAGGTTTGGCGACGGTGGCGAGCAGGTGAATCGTTTCTTGGCATCGGCAAGGCGTTAGGCAAGCCTGCCGGCTCCATCTACGGCGTGATCCGACTATGCGGAGGGTACACCCCTAGTGTTCGTAAGCGGTCGTTGCGGGCATTGAGCTTGAGCGAACGTGAAGAGATCTCGCGGGGCGTCTCGGCTGGGCTTTCAGTTCGAGCGATTGCCCGCCAGTTGAACCGCGCGCCTTCAACAATGTCCCGTGAGATTGCGCGTAACGGCGGAACAGGCCACTATCGAGCTCTGGAAGCGCAAGAGCGAGCCTTGCAGGCTGCTCTGCGTCCCAAACGCTGCCTCCTGGAGCAGAACCGGCGCTTGCGCTATGCGGTCGAGCGCAAGCTCTACCGCGAATGGTCTCCGGAGCAAGTGAGCGGTTGGCTTAAGAACCGATATGCCGATGACGAGGCGATGCGCGTGTCTCACGAGACGATCTATCGCAGCCTGTTCGTGCAAGCGCGCGGCGTTCTCAAGAAGGAGCTGCAGTATCACCTGCGGACCCAACGGAAGATGCGTCACTCACGCTTTTCCAGCACGAAGGGAGCTCGCAATAAGATTGCTGACGCGGTTTCGATTCACGAGCGACCACCTGAAGCAGCCGACCGTGCGGTACCGGGGCATTGGGAAGGAGATCTCGTCAGTGGCGCCAACAATACTCATGTCGCCACTTTGGTCGAGCGGCGATCGAGGTTCGCCATCATCGTCAAGGTAAAGGGGAAGGACACGTTGAGCGTCGTGGCGGGCCTGAAGCGCGAGGTTAAGCGGTTGCCGCAGCATCTACGCAAGTCGCTCACCTGGGACCGAGGAATGGAACTGGCGAACCACAAAGACTTCACGATCGCCACGGATGTGAAAGTCTACTTCTGCGACCCGCGAAGTCCTTGGCAACGCGGCACCAACGAAAACACGAACCGACTCCTGCGTCAGTACTTGCCCCACGGTACGCAACTTGATCAATACTCGCAGGCGGAGCTGAACAAAATTGCAGCGCGGCTCAATGAAAGGCCCAGAAAAACATTGGGCTTCATGTCTCCGGCCGATAAACTACGCGAGGCTGTTGCAGCGACCCATTGA